A stretch of Myceligenerans xiligouense DNA encodes these proteins:
- the rplM gene encoding 50S ribosomal protein L13: MRTYTPKPGDVQRDWHVVDATDVVLGRLASQVATLLRGKHKPTFAPHVDGGDFVIVINAEKVALSGNKRENKMAYRHSGYPGGLTATPYGELIEKSPRKAVEKAVRGMLPKTTLGREQIKKLKVYAGAEHPHAAQQPKPFEITQVSQQA; encoded by the coding sequence GTGCGTACGTACACCCCCAAGCCCGGCGACGTCCAGCGTGACTGGCACGTCGTCGACGCGACCGACGTCGTCCTGGGCCGCCTGGCGTCCCAGGTCGCCACACTGCTGCGCGGGAAGCACAAGCCGACCTTCGCTCCGCACGTGGACGGCGGCGACTTCGTCATCGTCATCAACGCGGAGAAGGTCGCCCTCAGCGGCAACAAGCGCGAGAACAAGATGGCGTACCGCCACTCCGGCTACCCGGGCGGTCTGACCGCTACGCCGTACGGCGAGCTGATCGAGAAGAGCCCGCGCAAGGCCGTCGAGAAGGCCGTCCGCGGGATGCTCCCGAAGACGACGCTCGGCCGCGAGCAGATCAAGAAGCTCAAGGTCTACGCGGGTGCCGAGCACCCGCACGCGGCGCAGCAGCCGAAGCCGTTCGAGATCACCCAGGTTTCGCAGCAGGCCTGA
- the glmM gene encoding phosphoglucosamine mutase, which yields MGRLFGTDGVRGLANRDITAELALSLGSAAARVLTAQGEILGPRPRAVVGRDPRASGELLSGAVAAGLASAGVDVIDLGVLPTPALAYLVSELDTDLGVMISASHNAMPDNGIKFFQRGGLKLDDAVEDAVAAVLNEEWERPVGADVGRIRLDPGLAAVKYVKHLTESIGTTLEHRPLEGLRIALDCANGAASEVGPQALRDAGADVVVINASPDGRNINEKCGSTHPEQLQAVVVASEADFGVAFDGDADRCIAVSHTGEIVDGDQILGILASAMKDEGRLPDSTLVVTVMSNLGLILAMREAGISTVQTAVGDRYVLEEMRAKGYGLGGEQSGHIILADHATTGDGVLTALHLAARVKTAGRRLAELGADIRRLPQTLVNVQGVDKLRAGSDDGVKAAVVAAEERLGDTGRVLLRPSGTEPVVRVMVEAATQDQAEAEAEHLASAVRERLAL from the coding sequence ATGGGCAGGCTGTTCGGCACCGACGGCGTGCGAGGGCTCGCCAACCGCGACATCACGGCGGAGCTGGCGCTCTCGCTGGGGAGCGCCGCGGCCCGGGTGCTGACCGCCCAGGGCGAGATCCTGGGCCCGCGTCCGCGCGCGGTCGTCGGGCGGGACCCGCGGGCGTCCGGCGAGTTGCTCTCCGGCGCCGTGGCCGCCGGGCTGGCCTCGGCCGGGGTCGACGTGATCGATCTCGGTGTGCTGCCCACCCCGGCCCTGGCCTACCTGGTCAGTGAGCTGGACACGGACCTGGGCGTCATGATCTCGGCGTCGCACAACGCCATGCCGGACAACGGCATCAAGTTCTTCCAGCGGGGTGGGCTCAAACTGGACGACGCCGTCGAGGACGCCGTCGCCGCGGTGCTGAACGAGGAGTGGGAACGCCCCGTCGGCGCCGACGTCGGCCGTATCCGTCTCGATCCCGGGCTCGCCGCCGTGAAGTACGTGAAGCACCTGACCGAGAGCATCGGGACCACGCTGGAACACCGGCCCCTCGAAGGGCTGCGGATCGCGCTGGACTGCGCGAACGGCGCGGCCAGCGAGGTGGGGCCACAGGCGCTGCGTGACGCCGGCGCCGACGTCGTCGTCATCAACGCGAGCCCCGACGGCCGGAACATCAACGAGAAGTGCGGCTCCACCCATCCGGAACAGCTGCAGGCGGTGGTCGTGGCCTCGGAGGCCGACTTCGGGGTGGCCTTCGACGGCGACGCCGACCGGTGCATCGCCGTCAGCCACACGGGAGAGATCGTCGACGGTGACCAGATCCTCGGCATCCTCGCCTCCGCCATGAAGGACGAGGGGCGCCTGCCGGACAGCACACTGGTCGTGACGGTGATGTCGAACCTCGGCCTGATCCTCGCGATGCGGGAGGCGGGCATCAGCACCGTGCAGACCGCGGTCGGGGATCGGTACGTCCTCGAGGAGATGCGGGCGAAGGGGTACGGCCTGGGCGGCGAGCAGTCCGGGCACATCATCCTCGCCGACCACGCCACCACCGGCGACGGCGTGCTCACGGCGCTGCACCTGGCGGCACGCGTCAAGACCGCCGGCCGGCGTCTCGCGGAGCTGGGGGCGGACATCCGGCGCCTGCCGCAGACGCTCGTCAATGTCCAGGGCGTGGACAAGTTGCGTGCCGGGAGTGACGACGGCGTCAAGGCCGCCGTGGTCGCGGCGGAGGAACGGCTCGGAGACACGGGGCGGGTCCTGCTGCGCCCGAGCGGAACGGAACCGGTGGTCAGGGTCATGGTCGAGGCCGCGACGCAGGACCAGGCGGAGGCCGAGGCGGAGCACCTGGCATCGGCGGTGCGGGAGCGCCTGGCCCTCTGA
- the truA gene encoding tRNA pseudouridine(38-40) synthase TruA, producing the protein MDDLIRIRLDLAYDGTKFAGWARQPAERTVQGVLEDGLAKILRTEPLGMPAPRLTVAGRTDAGVHARGQVAHVDVPVSRWGQMPGRSDRSPGDAMVTRLTGVLPADVVVHRAVPAPEGFDARFSALHRRYTYRIADDVAHRDPLRRTHVLFSRKPLDATAMDAAVRPLVGLHDFAAYCKPRPGATTIRELLDAGWERPESGGDAGLLVARVVADAFCHNMVRAIVGASIAVGEGRKPVEWPAELLMGRKRAAGAAVVPPQGLVLEEIAYPADDELATRAERIRAKRMDEEVLG; encoded by the coding sequence GTGGACGATCTCATCCGGATCAGGCTCGACCTCGCCTACGACGGCACCAAGTTCGCCGGCTGGGCGCGCCAGCCCGCGGAACGCACGGTGCAGGGCGTCCTCGAGGACGGGCTCGCGAAGATCCTGCGCACCGAGCCGCTCGGGATGCCCGCGCCGCGCCTCACCGTCGCCGGCCGCACCGACGCCGGCGTGCACGCGCGCGGTCAGGTCGCCCATGTGGACGTCCCGGTGAGCCGGTGGGGGCAGATGCCCGGTCGGTCCGACCGTTCCCCGGGTGACGCCATGGTGACCCGCCTGACCGGGGTGCTGCCCGCGGACGTCGTCGTGCACCGTGCCGTGCCCGCGCCGGAGGGTTTCGACGCCCGCTTCTCCGCGCTGCACCGCCGGTACACATACCGCATCGCCGACGACGTCGCACACCGCGACCCGCTGCGTCGCACCCACGTGCTGTTCAGTCGCAAGCCGCTCGACGCCACCGCCATGGACGCGGCCGTCCGGCCGCTCGTGGGACTGCACGACTTCGCCGCCTACTGCAAGCCGCGCCCCGGCGCGACGACGATCCGCGAGCTGCTCGACGCCGGCTGGGAACGCCCGGAGTCGGGAGGCGACGCCGGCCTCCTGGTGGCGCGGGTGGTCGCGGACGCGTTCTGCCACAACATGGTGCGCGCGATCGTCGGGGCGTCGATCGCCGTGGGGGAGGGGCGCAAGCCGGTCGAGTGGCCCGCCGAACTGCTCATGGGCCGGAAGCGGGCCGCGGGCGCCGCCGTCGTACCCCCGCAGGGGCTCGTGCTGGAGGAGATCGCCTACCCGGCCGACGACGAACTCGCCACGCGTGCCGAACGCATCCGCGCGAAGCGCATGGACGAGGAAGTGCTCGGATAG
- the glmS gene encoding glutamine--fructose-6-phosphate transaminase (isomerizing), producing MCGIVGYTGSNGVVADARDDGGAGQEAGSATPLAVALEGLRRLEYRGYDSAGVALVGPGIDGVATAKKAGKLANLVEELDLRPLPSATSAIGHTRWATHGGPTDANAHPHLADGDRLAVIHNGIIENFSELRAQLAAQGAEFHSETDTEVAAHLVAREYRTTGDLTRAMASAATRLQGTFTLLAVHADHPGTVVGARHDSPLVVGLGEGENFLGSDVAAFIAHTKEAMELGQDQVVTITPSSVEVTDFAGNPVEAKRYTVDWDAAAAEKGGFDSFMDKEIHDQPHAVADTLLGRTDAAGRLVLDDLRIDESVLRAVNKIIVIACGTAAYSGHVAKYAIEHWCRIPVEVELAHEFRYRDPIVDERTLVVAVTQSGETMDTLMAVRHAREQGAKVVSIVNTHGSTIPRESDAVLYTHAGPEIAVASTKAFLAQITAAYLLGLYLAQLRGNKFPDEIAELLDDLRDMPRKIQTVIERGEYVRATARSMYGCDKVLFLGRHVGFPVALEGALKLKELAYIHAEGFAAGELKHGPIALIDEGQPVFVVVPSPRGRDSLHSKVVSNIQEIRARGARTLVIAEDGDDEVLKYADEVFWIPKAPTLLQPLLAVVPLQIFAMALATAKGLDVDQPRNLAKSVTVE from the coding sequence ATGTGCGGAATCGTCGGATACACGGGCTCGAACGGCGTCGTCGCTGACGCACGGGATGACGGCGGCGCCGGGCAGGAGGCGGGGTCGGCCACACCGCTGGCGGTCGCGCTCGAAGGGCTGCGGCGGCTGGAGTACCGCGGATACGACTCGGCGGGCGTGGCGCTGGTCGGGCCCGGGATCGACGGCGTCGCGACCGCGAAGAAGGCCGGAAAGCTCGCCAACCTCGTGGAGGAGCTCGACCTGCGCCCCCTCCCGTCGGCGACGTCGGCCATCGGCCACACGCGCTGGGCGACGCATGGCGGGCCCACGGACGCCAACGCCCACCCGCACCTCGCCGACGGCGACCGGCTCGCCGTCATCCACAACGGGATCATCGAGAACTTCAGCGAGTTGCGTGCCCAGCTCGCCGCCCAGGGCGCGGAGTTCCACTCCGAGACCGACACCGAGGTGGCCGCGCACCTCGTGGCCCGCGAGTACCGCACGACCGGGGACCTGACGCGTGCCATGGCCTCCGCGGCGACACGTCTCCAGGGGACGTTCACCCTGCTCGCCGTCCACGCGGACCATCCCGGCACGGTCGTGGGCGCGCGGCACGACTCGCCGCTGGTCGTCGGGCTGGGCGAGGGCGAGAACTTCCTGGGGTCGGACGTGGCGGCGTTCATCGCGCACACGAAGGAGGCCATGGAGCTCGGACAGGACCAGGTGGTGACGATCACGCCGTCGTCGGTCGAGGTGACGGACTTCGCCGGGAACCCGGTCGAGGCGAAGCGCTACACGGTCGACTGGGACGCCGCGGCCGCCGAGAAGGGTGGCTTCGACTCCTTCATGGACAAGGAGATCCACGACCAGCCGCACGCCGTCGCCGACACGCTGCTCGGCCGCACCGACGCGGCCGGCAGACTCGTGCTGGACGATCTGCGGATCGACGAGTCGGTGCTGCGCGCGGTGAACAAGATCATCGTGATCGCGTGCGGGACCGCCGCCTACTCCGGCCACGTGGCGAAGTATGCGATCGAGCACTGGTGCCGGATCCCGGTCGAGGTCGAGCTCGCGCACGAGTTCCGCTACCGGGACCCGATCGTCGACGAGAGGACCCTCGTGGTCGCCGTCACCCAGTCCGGCGAGACGATGGACACGCTGATGGCCGTGCGGCACGCGCGTGAGCAGGGCGCCAAGGTGGTCTCCATCGTCAACACGCACGGCTCGACCATCCCGCGCGAGTCGGACGCCGTGCTGTACACGCACGCCGGACCGGAGATCGCCGTCGCCTCCACCAAGGCGTTCCTGGCCCAGATCACCGCCGCGTACCTGCTGGGGCTCTACCTGGCGCAGCTGCGCGGGAACAAGTTCCCCGACGAGATCGCCGAGCTCCTGGACGACCTGCGTGACATGCCGCGCAAGATCCAGACCGTCATCGAGCGCGGCGAGTACGTGCGTGCCACCGCCCGCTCGATGTACGGGTGCGACAAGGTGCTGTTCCTCGGCCGGCACGTCGGCTTCCCCGTGGCGCTGGAGGGTGCGCTCAAGCTGAAGGAGCTGGCCTACATCCACGCCGAGGGCTTCGCGGCGGGCGAGCTGAAGCACGGCCCGATCGCGTTGATCGACGAAGGCCAGCCGGTGTTCGTCGTCGTCCCCTCGCCGCGTGGGCGAGACTCGCTGCACTCCAAGGTGGTCTCGAACATCCAGGAGATCCGGGCGCGCGGTGCCCGGACCCTCGTCATCGCGGAGGACGGGGACGACGAGGTGCTCAAGTACGCCGACGAGGTCTTCTGGATCCCGAAGGCCCCGACGTTGCTCCAGCCGCTGCTCGCCGTGGTCCCGCTGCAGATCTTCGCGATGGCCCTGGCCACCGCCAAGGGTCTCGACGTGGACCAGCCGCGCAACCTGGCGAAGTCCGTCACGGTGGAGTAG
- a CDS encoding DUF5709 domain-containing protein — translation MSGDTPATSPDPEHGAEGDTDQLQQADTLVDRGTPDVLDEGYSPPDYPRKNHWGETPWEESHGEPLDQRLAEEEPESWDGDPLTRPDTSRAGRLVEDDDADPGEDGRRQNDLYGDDAGIDGAGASAEEAAVHWVEEP, via the coding sequence ATGAGCGGCGATACTCCCGCCACGTCGCCGGATCCTGAGCACGGCGCCGAGGGCGACACGGACCAGTTGCAGCAGGCCGACACCCTGGTCGACCGGGGCACCCCGGACGTGCTCGACGAGGGCTACTCCCCGCCCGACTACCCTCGCAAGAACCACTGGGGCGAGACCCCGTGGGAGGAGTCCCACGGCGAGCCGCTCGACCAGCGCCTCGCGGAGGAGGAACCGGAGAGCTGGGACGGCGACCCTCTCACCCGTCCGGACACGTCGCGAGCAGGCCGCCTCGTCGAGGACGACGACGCCGACCCGGGCGAGGACGGCCGCCGGCAGAACGACCTCTACGGCGACGACGCGGGCATCGACGGCGCCGGTGCGAGCGCGGAAGAGGCCGCGGTCCACTGGGTCGAGGAGCCCTGA
- a CDS encoding holo-ACP synthase — protein sequence MIIGVGIDVVDVDRFMAALERTPRLREKLFTPAERDLPPSSLAARFAAKEAIAKALGAPDGLRWHDATVHRVVGGPPEVELIGTVAARAAELGVRHWHLSISHDAGISSAMVVAEG from the coding sequence GTGATCATCGGGGTGGGGATCGACGTCGTCGACGTGGACCGGTTCATGGCCGCGCTGGAGCGCACGCCCCGGCTCCGGGAGAAGCTGTTCACACCGGCCGAACGGGATCTGCCGCCGTCCTCGCTGGCGGCGCGGTTCGCCGCGAAGGAGGCCATCGCGAAGGCGCTCGGCGCCCCGGACGGCCTGCGCTGGCACGACGCGACCGTGCATCGCGTGGTCGGCGGGCCGCCCGAGGTCGAGCTCATCGGGACGGTCGCCGCGCGTGCGGCGGAGCTGGGCGTGCGGCACTGGCACCTGTCCATCTCGCACGACGCGGGCATCTCGTCGGCGATGGTGGTCGCCGAGGGGTGA
- the coaA gene encoding type I pantothenate kinase, producing the protein MTHQSSTTIGEHLLSLAPASPYVDLDRAAWSRLSASTPLPLTDADVDRLRGLGDPIDLEEVDAVYRPLSRLLNLYVNAVTGLHGATAAFLHEQPPRTPYVIGVAGSVAVGKSTTARILREMLARWPSTPRVELLTTDGFLYPNAELARRGLMERKGFPEAYDRRALIRFLSRIKAGQDEVRAPRYSHTIYDIVPGEEVVIRKPDVLIVEGLNVLQPARPSSVDESTVAVSDYFDFSIYVDARTRNIRQWYVERFLQLRRTAFQRPESYFRKYADLSDDEAVTRALSIWESINAPNLEQNILPTRGRATLVLTKGADHKVQRVRLRKL; encoded by the coding sequence GTGACACATCAGTCATCGACCACGATCGGCGAGCACCTGCTGTCGCTGGCGCCGGCATCGCCGTACGTGGATCTCGACCGCGCGGCCTGGAGCCGCCTCTCCGCGTCGACGCCCCTCCCGCTGACCGACGCCGACGTCGATCGGCTCCGGGGACTCGGCGACCCGATCGACCTGGAGGAGGTCGATGCGGTCTACCGCCCGCTGTCGCGCCTGCTGAACCTCTACGTCAACGCGGTGACCGGCCTGCACGGGGCCACGGCGGCGTTCCTGCACGAGCAGCCACCCCGCACCCCGTACGTCATCGGCGTCGCCGGCTCGGTCGCCGTCGGGAAGTCGACCACCGCGCGGATCCTGCGCGAGATGCTGGCCCGCTGGCCCTCGACGCCCCGCGTCGAACTCCTCACCACGGACGGCTTCCTCTACCCGAACGCCGAACTGGCCCGGCGCGGCCTCATGGAGCGCAAGGGCTTCCCGGAGGCGTACGACCGGCGCGCCCTGATCCGCTTCCTGTCGCGGATCAAGGCGGGGCAGGACGAGGTGCGCGCCCCGCGCTACTCGCACACCATCTACGACATCGTGCCGGGCGAGGAGGTGGTCATCCGCAAGCCCGACGTCCTCATCGTCGAGGGCCTCAACGTGCTCCAGCCGGCCCGGCCGTCCTCGGTCGACGAGTCGACCGTCGCCGTCAGCGACTACTTCGACTTCTCGATCTACGTGGATGCCCGCACCCGGAACATCCGCCAGTGGTACGTCGAGCGGTTCCTGCAGCTGCGGCGCACGGCCTTCCAGCGCCCGGAATCCTACTTCCGCAAGTACGCCGACCTGTCCGACGACGAGGCGGTCACCCGCGCGCTGAGCATCTGGGAGTCCATCAACGCGCCGAATCTGGAGCAGAACATCCTGCCGACACGCGGCCGCGCCACCCTGGTCCTCACCAAGGGCGCCGACCACAAGGTCCAGCGGGTCCGCCTGCGCAAGCTCTGA
- a CDS encoding bifunctional ADP-dependent NAD(P)H-hydrate dehydratase/NAD(P)H-hydrate epimerase translates to MIEAWTADEIRAAEKPLLDAGVPLMDRAARAIARAALADVARRRSGGGAPRPRFAGFLGSDGVPGPGRVRPPRRPGAVGNAAHGARAVLLVGAGNNGGDTLFAGAHLARSGMHVTAFLVAGVVHGEGLAALEAAGADVIARSELRVPVVVEHVEAADVVLDGLVGIGSRGALRPPSGGIVRALVESRSAAETAGTPWPWVVAVDVPSGIGVDDGSVPGPVLPADRTVTFGARKPGLILPPAAHLAGVVQVADVGLGTAQGPHVPGTLRLEGSDVAAVLRVPGVRDHKYTRGVVGVVAGTEKYPGAGVLVTAGAVRAGAGMVRALGPTTVTDRILTRHPEVVTAGGRVQSWVLGPGIPSDGSDAGQDRRVYGALAAVTGVLDAEVTGGVVPAVIDAGAMAMLEHRLPEIAVLTPHARELAELMRGLGHEVDRADVEAEPVRWARAAQRATGATVLLKGSVTVIVGSGATFTQADAPAWLATAGAGDVLAGLLGTLLASRADDVLADPTLTSRVAAAAVVLHGRAAALASGGGPVSATDVADAVPRVIADVLAA, encoded by the coding sequence GTGATCGAGGCATGGACGGCAGACGAGATTCGCGCGGCGGAGAAGCCGCTGCTCGACGCGGGAGTACCCCTCATGGACCGTGCCGCGCGGGCCATCGCCCGGGCGGCGCTCGCGGACGTCGCGCGACGGCGGTCCGGCGGCGGTGCCCCGCGGCCCCGGTTCGCGGGCTTCCTCGGGTCCGACGGCGTGCCGGGGCCCGGCCGCGTCCGGCCTCCCCGCCGCCCGGGCGCCGTCGGGAACGCCGCGCACGGCGCGCGGGCGGTGCTGCTGGTCGGCGCCGGGAACAACGGTGGCGACACCCTCTTCGCCGGTGCCCACCTGGCGCGGTCCGGCATGCACGTCACCGCGTTCCTCGTGGCCGGCGTGGTGCACGGCGAGGGCCTCGCGGCACTCGAGGCCGCCGGCGCCGACGTGATCGCCCGGTCCGAGCTGCGCGTCCCCGTCGTCGTCGAGCACGTCGAGGCGGCGGACGTCGTGCTGGACGGGCTCGTCGGGATCGGGTCCCGCGGCGCGCTCCGGCCTCCGTCCGGCGGGATCGTCCGGGCGCTCGTGGAGTCGCGGTCGGCCGCCGAGACCGCCGGAACCCCATGGCCGTGGGTGGTTGCCGTCGACGTGCCCAGCGGCATCGGGGTCGACGACGGTTCGGTGCCCGGTCCGGTGCTCCCGGCCGACCGTACCGTGACCTTCGGCGCCCGGAAGCCGGGCTTGATCCTCCCGCCGGCCGCCCACCTCGCCGGTGTCGTGCAGGTGGCCGACGTCGGCCTCGGAACGGCGCAGGGACCGCACGTCCCGGGCACGCTGCGCCTGGAGGGCTCCGACGTCGCCGCGGTGCTGCGCGTTCCTGGCGTGCGCGACCACAAGTACACGCGGGGCGTGGTGGGCGTCGTGGCCGGGACCGAGAAGTACCCCGGTGCGGGGGTCCTCGTGACCGCGGGAGCGGTGCGCGCCGGTGCCGGCATGGTGCGGGCGCTCGGGCCGACGACCGTGACCGACCGGATCCTGACGCGCCATCCCGAGGTGGTCACGGCGGGCGGGCGGGTCCAGTCCTGGGTGCTGGGCCCGGGCATTCCGTCCGACGGGTCGGACGCCGGCCAGGACCGCCGGGTCTACGGTGCGCTGGCGGCCGTGACCGGGGTGCTCGACGCGGAGGTGACCGGCGGTGTCGTGCCCGCCGTCATCGACGCGGGCGCGATGGCGATGCTGGAGCACCGGCTCCCGGAGATCGCGGTGCTCACCCCGCACGCCCGGGAACTGGCGGAGCTGATGCGCGGGCTCGGGCACGAGGTCGACCGCGCCGACGTCGAGGCCGAGCCCGTGCGGTGGGCGCGCGCGGCGCAGCGCGCGACCGGGGCGACGGTGCTGCTGAAGGGGTCCGTCACGGTGATCGTCGGTTCGGGTGCGACCTTCACGCAGGCCGACGCGCCCGCGTGGCTCGCCACGGCCGGTGCGGGTGACGTCCTGGCCGGCCTGCTCGGCACCCTGCTCGCCTCGCGGGCGGACGACGTCCTCGCCGATCCTACGCTGACGAGCCGTGTCGCCGCGGCCGCGGTCGTGCTCCACGGCCGGGCGGCGGCCCTGGCCAGCGGCGGCGGCCCGGTGTCGGCGACGGACGTGGCGGATGCCGTGCCGCGCGTGATCGCGGACGTCCTGGCCGCCTGA
- the rpsI gene encoding 30S ribosomal protein S9 yields MAETTVDTALDETTPSTYTSETTAPATGGSSLTAPGQAVGRRKEAVARVRLVPGTGQWKINGRTLEEYFPNKVHQQLVNDPLKLVEVEGRFDVIARINGGGSSGQAGALRLGIARALNAIDAESNRPALKKAGFLTRDDRAVERKKAGLKKARKAPQYSKR; encoded by the coding sequence GTGGCTGAGACCACCGTCGACACCGCGCTGGACGAGACCACGCCCAGCACCTACACCAGCGAGACGACCGCCCCCGCAACGGGTGGCTCGTCCCTCACCGCACCCGGCCAGGCCGTCGGGCGCCGCAAGGAGGCCGTGGCGCGCGTGCGCCTGGTCCCCGGCACCGGTCAGTGGAAGATCAACGGCCGCACCCTCGAGGAGTACTTCCCGAACAAGGTGCACCAGCAGCTGGTCAACGACCCGCTGAAGCTGGTCGAGGTCGAGGGCCGCTTCGACGTGATCGCGCGCATCAACGGCGGCGGCAGCTCCGGCCAGGCCGGTGCGCTGCGCCTGGGCATCGCCCGCGCGCTGAACGCGATCGACGCCGAGTCGAACCGCCCGGCCCTGAAGAAGGCCGGCTTCCTCACGCGCGACGACCGTGCGGTCGAGCGCAAGAAGGCCGGTCTCAAGAAGGCCCGCAAGGCGCCGCAGTACAGCAAGCGCTGA
- a CDS encoding DedA family protein, producing MLEPIYAFLEALELWVLDLAASPWVYPAMFGFATVDGFFPPLPSESVLITLAVSAHSAGVPWLPLVLVMGALGAWTGDQIAYQIGTAIGTERVPFLRSERGRRIVARAERVLRRRGASFILAARYVPIGRVAVNMTAGAVRYPRRRFMIIAAIASVMWSLYSAGIGVLAAAWLGHDPLLAIGVGIVFGVTAGFAIDKVVMWFQRGRPDEDDEDPDHVAETSGERAAA from the coding sequence GTGCTGGAACCGATCTACGCCTTCCTGGAAGCCCTGGAGCTCTGGGTTCTCGACCTCGCGGCGTCGCCCTGGGTCTATCCCGCCATGTTCGGATTCGCGACCGTGGACGGATTCTTCCCGCCGCTGCCGAGCGAGTCGGTCCTCATCACGCTGGCCGTGTCGGCACACAGCGCCGGGGTTCCATGGCTGCCCCTGGTCCTGGTGATGGGGGCGCTCGGAGCGTGGACCGGAGACCAGATCGCCTATCAGATCGGCACCGCGATCGGCACCGAACGGGTGCCGTTCCTGCGTTCCGAGCGCGGCAGGCGGATCGTGGCCCGGGCGGAACGGGTCCTCCGGCGGCGGGGCGCCTCGTTCATCCTCGCGGCGCGGTACGTCCCGATCGGCAGGGTGGCCGTGAACATGACGGCGGGAGCCGTGCGCTATCCGCGACGCCGGTTCATGATCATCGCGGCGATCGCCTCGGTGATGTGGTCGCTGTACTCGGCGGGCATCGGGGTCCTGGCGGCCGCGTGGCTCGGCCACGATCCGCTGCTGGCGATCGGCGTGGGGATCGTCTTCGGGGTCACGGCGGGCTTCGCCATCGACAAGGTCGTGATGTGGTTCCAGCGCGGCCGCCCGGACGAGGACGACGAAGACCCGGACCACGTCGCCGAGACATCCGGCGAACGCGCGGCGGCGTAG
- a CDS encoding LLM class F420-dependent oxidoreductase — MRFGLFIPQGWRLDLVDIAPEDHWSTMLSLLHRAENQAAGEAVPGGGFAWESAWVYDHFHTVPDPTHEATHEAWTLMAAFAAASQRVRLGQMCTCMAYREPTYLAKVASTADAISGGRIEMGIGAGWYEHEWRAYGYGFPTAGERLRALDEGVQIMANMWRTGTSGRFDGRHYQVDGARCYPQPLQQLPVGDGGADVPSIPLWIAGGGEKKTLRIAAQHAQYTNFAGDPEGFAHKSSVLQGHCDALGRDFGEITRSANYNVVIGATEKEVADRLAWIEEHLRRWAPERADDETGVWREAYLTGTPEQIVEKLRAVEKLGMTYAITYFLEAAYDQSGIELFEKQVIPELQ, encoded by the coding sequence ATGCGATTCGGACTCTTCATTCCGCAGGGCTGGCGGCTCGACCTCGTGGACATCGCTCCCGAGGACCACTGGTCGACGATGTTGTCACTGCTGCACCGCGCCGAGAACCAGGCAGCGGGCGAGGCCGTCCCCGGTGGCGGCTTCGCCTGGGAGTCGGCCTGGGTGTACGACCACTTCCACACCGTGCCGGATCCGACACACGAGGCGACGCACGAGGCCTGGACGCTGATGGCGGCGTTCGCGGCGGCGTCGCAGCGGGTACGGCTCGGGCAGATGTGCACGTGCATGGCCTACCGGGAGCCCACCTACCTCGCGAAGGTGGCCTCGACGGCCGACGCGATCTCCGGCGGACGTATCGAGATGGGCATCGGCGCCGGCTGGTACGAGCACGAGTGGCGCGCCTACGGCTACGGCTTCCCGACCGCGGGCGAGCGGCTGCGCGCCCTGGACGAGGGCGTGCAGATCATGGCGAACATGTGGCGCACCGGTACGTCGGGCCGGTTCGACGGCAGGCACTACCAGGTCGACGGCGCCCGCTGCTACCCGCAGCCGCTGCAGCAGCTCCCGGTGGGCGACGGCGGCGCCGACGTGCCGAGCATCCCGCTGTGGATCGCGGGTGGCGGCGAGAAGAAGACGCTGCGCATCGCCGCGCAGCACGCGCAGTACACGAACTTCGCGGGTGACCCGGAGGGCTTCGCGCACAAGTCGTCGGTGCTCCAGGGGCACTGCGACGCCCTGGGTCGCGACTTCGGGGAGATCACGCGGTCGGCCAACTACAACGTCGTGATCGGCGCCACCGAGAAGGAGGTCGCCGACCGGCTCGCCTGGATCGAGGAGCACCTGCGCCGGTGGGCGCCGGAGCGCGCCGATGACGAGACCGGGGTGTGGCGCGAGGCCTATCTGACCGGCACGCCGGAGCAGATCGTCGAGAAGCTGCGGGCGGTCGAGAAGCTCGGCATGACCTACGCCATCACGTACTTCCTGGAGGCCGCGTACGACCAGTCCGGCATCGAGCTGTTCGAGAAGCAGGTCATCCCGGAGTTGCAGTGA